One genomic segment of Gossypium arboreum isolate Shixiya-1 chromosome 3, ASM2569848v2, whole genome shotgun sequence includes these proteins:
- the LOC108460546 gene encoding protein indeterminate-domain 5, chloroplastic-like, translating to MAAASSSKPFFGTREENQNQMMQEQSSIATPTSSTAPTTAPQKRKRNHPGTSYPDAEVIALSPKTLMATNRFICEVCNKGFQREQNLQLHRRGHNLPWKLRQKTTKEVKRKVYLCPEPTCVHHDPSKALGDLTGIKKHYSRKHGEKKWKCEKCSKRYAVQSDWKAHSKTCGTREYRCDCGTLFSRRDSFITHRAFCDALAQESARHPTNLSTMGSHHLFGDNHHMSLGLSHVRSQIPPLQDQNQVQPSSNLLRLGSTSGAVKFDHLISPSNHSSLQNMPSSMFFMAEAANQGFHQDHQSHHGHGSYPNKPLHGLMQLPDLQGSTNNSPTSANFFNLGFFSNTSATSSISTSEIGGGQGPALFPSNMGDQVGSGMSSLYTTSMQHENISPHMSATALLQKAAQIGSTTSNNTTSTLLRGLGSSLSGATKSDRPVFSPNFGSNFEGGNGSETLRSHMEDDSNLQGLMNSLAANGNSSIFDGGPSHGQDNNFGGFNGSGLTLESQSSNANFCNVNEAKLHQNLAAGIGGTDKLTLDFLGVGGMVGNISGGFSQREQQGINISSLEPDMKSSAQPNTEHFGRA from the exons ATGGCCGCCGCCTCATCGTCCAAACCTTTTTTTGGAACCAGGGAAGAAAATCAAAACCAGATGATGCAAGAACAATCATCCATCGCTACACCCACTTCGTCAACTGCTCCAACCACTGCACCTCAGAAGAGAAAGAGAAATCACCCTGGAACATCAT ATCCAGATGCGGAAGTGATAGCACTATCTCCCAAGACTCTAATGGCAACAAACAGGTTCATTTGTGAGGTATGCAACAAAGGGTTCCAAAGGGAGCAAAATTTACAACTCCACAGAAGAGGACACAATCTGCCTTGGAAGCTAAGACAAAAGACAACAAAAGAAGTGAAGAGGAAAGTTTATCTTTGCCCAGAACCCACATGCGTTCACCATGACCCTTCTAAGGCACTTGGCGACCTCACTGGCATCAAAAAGCATTACTCAAGAAAACATGGTGAGAAGAAATGGAAGTGTGAGAAGTGTTCCAAGAGGTATGCCGTGCAATCGGATTGGAAAGCTCATTCAAAGACTTGCGGCACTAGAGAGTACAGATGTGATTGTGGCACTCTTTTCTCAAG ACGTGATAGTTTTATTACTCACCGGGCCTTTTGCGATGCACTGGCTCAAGAGAGTGCTAGACACCCTACCAACTTAAGCACAATGGGCAGTCATCACCTATTTGGAGATAATCATCACATGAGTTTAGGGTTATCCCATGTCCGTTCTCAAATTCCGCCACTGCAAGACCAGAATCAAGTTCAACCGTCGAGTAATCTGTTGAGGTTGGGAAGTACATCTGGAGCGGTAAAGTTCGATCACCTTATATCTCCATCAAACCATTCTTCATTACAGAACATGCCATCGTCTATGTTCTTCATGGCTGAGGCTGCAAACCAAGGCTTTCATCAAGACCATCAATCTCACCATGGGCACGGATCATATCCCAACAAACCATTGCATGGGCTTATGCAACTTCCTGACCTTCAAGGAAGTACTAACAATTCCCCCACTTCAgccaattttttcaatttaggctTCTTTTCCAATACCAGTGCTACAAGCAGCATAAGTACCAGTGAAATAGGTGGCGGTCAAGGGCCCGCATTGTTCCCTTCTAACATGGGAGATCAGGTTGGTTCAGGAATGTCCTCTCTTTATACCACTTCAATGCAACATGAGAACATCTCTCCACATATGTCGGCCACTGCATTGCTTCAAAAAGCTGCTCAAATAGGTTCAACTACAAGCAACAACACTACTTCCACTTTGCTAAGGGGATTAGGAAGCTCATTATCAGGTGCGACTAAATCCGACAGACCTGTTTTCTCCCCTAACTTCGGCAGTAATTTCGAGGGTGGCAATGGAAGTGAAACCCTACGATCACATATGGAGGATGATAGCAATCTGCAAGGATTAATGAACTCACTTGCAGCAAATGGTAACTCTTCCATTTTCGACGGCGGCCCAAGCCATGGGCAAGATAACAACTTCGGAGGGTTCAATGGAAGTGGGTTGACACTAGAATCGCAAAGCAGTAATGCTAACTTTTGCAACGTTAACGAGGCAAAGTTGCATCAAAATCTCGCCGCAGGCATAGGCGGGACTGATAAATTGACCTTGGATTTTCTAGGCGTTGGAGGAATGGTTGGAAACATTAGTGGTGGTTTTTCGCAGAGAGAACAACAAGGGATTAACATTAGCTCCTTGGAACCTGACATGAAATCATCAGCTCAACCAAATACTGAACACTTTGGTCGTGCATAA